In one Vulgatibacter incomptus genomic region, the following are encoded:
- a CDS encoding TetR/AcrR family transcriptional regulator, with protein sequence MAKQDRTRPYHHGDLKRALVEASLELLREQGLDTLTVAEVGRRVGVSSAAPYKHFADRHALLRAVAAEGNRLLNAAILETVGSAADPVEAFRLSGVAYIRWAAQNPALYRLATDPALLDYGGAPPPDAKAPEALQGSLDTFWSQLAELVRSGRAIPAGHPLIEQLRGRALAHGVASLFVSGVFDSIGIPMDEAERIARAVTGEFVPARREPRKA encoded by the coding sequence ATGGCAAAGCAGGACAGGACACGCCCGTACCACCACGGAGACCTCAAACGTGCGCTCGTCGAGGCCAGCCTCGAGCTGCTGCGGGAGCAGGGCCTGGACACGCTGACCGTCGCGGAGGTCGGCCGCCGCGTCGGCGTCTCCTCCGCCGCGCCCTACAAGCACTTCGCCGACCGACACGCGCTCCTGCGCGCCGTCGCAGCCGAGGGCAACCGGCTCCTCAACGCGGCCATCCTCGAGACTGTCGGGAGCGCGGCCGATCCCGTCGAGGCCTTCCGCCTCTCCGGCGTGGCGTACATCCGATGGGCTGCGCAGAACCCGGCTCTCTACCGCCTCGCGACCGACCCCGCACTCCTCGACTACGGCGGCGCCCCTCCGCCGGATGCCAAGGCGCCCGAGGCGCTGCAGGGCTCACTCGACACCTTCTGGAGCCAGCTCGCCGAGCTCGTGCGCTCGGGGCGGGCCATCCCCGCCGGGCACCCGCTGATCGAGCAGCTGCGGGGACGAGCGCTGGCCCACGGCGTGGCGAGCCTCTTCGTGAGCGGCGTGTTCGACTCCATCGGCATCCCGATGGACGAGGCCGAGCGCATTGCGCGGGCCGTCACCGGAGAATTCGTGCCGGCCCGGCGTGAGCCTCGGAAAGCCTGA
- a CDS encoding serpin family protein translates to MNEFGLELFRAARTDENGAISPPSIAAAFSLAVPGANGTTLAELRRALRVGSDDVAYMRLGHELLQSISDRAELEAASRAFVDDDLSLKAEYERTIASAAGMSFERLPISSDPEGARVRINRWVDQTTKGKIPSLLPPGLVTTRTQLALVSALSLSGSWMHPFKLDDTRPGPFHLLTGQTIEVPMMHAQRRASYARVDGVKLLELPFRGDLSMLFVLPDEGEDDSTGSTGLGLGQLGPRSSAPTPSTPANRVAPSRPAASAKPAKTLRQVEDALTVETLERWTSRLSRSNVSIAIPRFTVDAPLDLKPPLMSMGIRRAFKEGEADFSKLSAKRLYIEHAVHRSFVHVDERGVEAGAATALLFGSRGATPMPSFHADQPFLFLIRDQKTQAILFIGRVTHPRD, encoded by the coding sequence ATGAACGAGTTCGGCCTCGAGCTCTTTCGTGCCGCGAGGACCGACGAGAACGGAGCGATCTCGCCTCCGTCGATCGCCGCGGCGTTCTCGCTGGCAGTTCCCGGCGCGAATGGGACGACCCTCGCCGAGCTTCGCCGGGCCCTCCGCGTCGGGAGCGACGACGTGGCGTACATGCGCCTGGGCCACGAGCTGCTCCAGTCGATCTCCGACCGAGCGGAGCTAGAGGCTGCGAGCCGCGCCTTCGTCGACGATGACCTTTCACTGAAGGCCGAGTACGAGCGCACGATCGCATCCGCGGCCGGGATGTCGTTCGAGCGTCTGCCGATCTCCAGCGATCCGGAAGGCGCGCGGGTGCGGATCAACCGGTGGGTCGACCAGACGACGAAGGGGAAGATTCCGTCGCTCCTCCCGCCAGGGCTCGTGACCACAAGGACCCAGCTCGCCCTCGTCTCCGCGCTGAGCCTCTCCGGAAGTTGGATGCATCCGTTCAAGCTCGACGACACACGTCCCGGCCCCTTCCATCTGCTGACGGGCCAGACGATCGAGGTGCCGATGATGCACGCCCAACGCCGTGCGTCGTACGCCCGGGTGGATGGCGTGAAGCTCCTCGAGCTTCCCTTCCGCGGCGATCTATCGATGCTTTTCGTGCTGCCGGACGAAGGAGAGGACGATTCGACCGGATCAACTGGTTTGGGACTGGGTCAGCTGGGCCCGAGATCGTCAGCACCCACCCCTTCCACCCCGGCGAATCGCGTCGCACCCTCGCGCCCGGCGGCCAGCGCAAAGCCGGCAAAGACCCTGCGGCAGGTCGAGGATGCGCTGACGGTCGAGACCCTCGAAAGGTGGACCTCGCGGCTCTCCCGGAGCAACGTTTCGATCGCGATTCCACGATTCACCGTCGACGCGCCCCTGGACCTGAAGCCGCCGCTGATGTCGATGGGCATTCGGCGGGCCTTCAAAGAGGGAGAAGCGGATTTCAGCAAGCTCTCGGCGAAACGGCTGTACATCGAGCACGCCGTCCACCGGTCCTTCGTCCACGTCGACGAACGAGGCGTCGAAGCGGGCGCGGCGACGGCCCTCCTCTTTGGCAGCCGGGGCGCGACCCCCATGCCGTCGTTTCATGCCGATCAGCCGTTTCTCTTCCTCATCCGCGACCAGAAGACCCAGGCGATCCTCTTCATCGGCCGGGTGACCCACCCGCGCGACTGA
- the recA gene encoding recombinase RecA — MGKLEKVAERMSEKAKALAAALSGIRKQYGEGSIMAMGEGSQQAIEVIPTGSIGLDLALGCGGLPRGRVVEIYGAESSGKTTLCLSAIAQCQAKKGIAAFIDAEHALDPSYARRLGVNLENLLVSQPDSGEQALEIADALVRSGSVDLIVVDSVAALVPRAEIEGEMGDSHVGLHARLMSQALRKLTAAVAKSKTTVVFVNQIRMKIGVMFGNPETTTGGHALKFYSSVRLEVRRAGQVKDGDKVVASKARVKVVKNKVAPPFGEAELEIRYSFGINRSAEVLDLASRDGVNLVDRNGAWYVYNGERLGQGRDRAAETLDRQPELREKIAAELVARLSGDAAGGLEAPLAAIA; from the coding sequence ATGGGCAAGCTGGAGAAGGTGGCGGAGCGGATGTCCGAGAAGGCGAAGGCGCTCGCAGCGGCGCTGAGTGGGATTCGAAAGCAGTACGGCGAGGGGTCGATCATGGCGATGGGAGAGGGCAGCCAGCAGGCGATCGAGGTGATTCCGACGGGCTCCATCGGCCTCGACCTCGCGCTCGGCTGCGGCGGTCTGCCGCGCGGGAGGGTCGTGGAGATCTACGGCGCCGAGTCGTCGGGAAAGACCACCCTATGCCTGTCGGCGATCGCCCAGTGCCAGGCGAAGAAGGGGATCGCGGCGTTCATCGACGCCGAGCACGCGCTCGATCCGTCGTACGCGCGCCGTCTGGGTGTGAACCTGGAGAACCTGCTCGTCTCACAGCCGGACTCCGGCGAGCAGGCCCTCGAGATCGCCGACGCCCTCGTCCGCTCGGGCTCCGTGGATCTCATCGTCGTGGACTCCGTGGCCGCTCTCGTCCCTCGCGCCGAGATCGAGGGCGAGATGGGCGACAGCCACGTGGGGCTCCATGCGCGGCTGATGAGCCAGGCGCTCCGCAAGCTCACTGCCGCGGTCGCGAAGAGCAAGACGACGGTCGTCTTCGTGAACCAGATCCGGATGAAGATCGGCGTGATGTTCGGCAACCCCGAGACCACGACCGGCGGACACGCGCTGAAGTTCTACAGCTCGGTGCGCTTGGAGGTCCGCCGGGCCGGTCAGGTGAAGGACGGCGACAAGGTCGTGGCGAGCAAGGCGCGGGTGAAGGTGGTGAAGAACAAGGTCGCGCCTCCCTTCGGAGAGGCCGAGCTCGAGATCCGCTATTCCTTCGGGATCAATCGCTCGGCGGAGGTGCTCGACCTCGCCAGCCGCGACGGCGTCAACCTCGTCGACCGCAACGGCGCCTGGTACGTCTACAACGGCGAGCGCCTGGGGCAGGGGAGGGATCGCGCCGCCGAGACCCTCGATCGCCAGCCCGAGCTCCGCGAGAAGATCGCGGCGGAGCTCGTCGCCCGGCTGAGCGGTGACGCTGCCGGCGGTCTCGAAGCTCCGCTCGCCGCCATCGCCTGA
- a CDS encoding CinA family nicotinamide mononucleotide deamidase-related protein — MRIEMLATGDELVSGVLADTNTTWFGGALFSLGERLARTTVIGDRLDDLVSALRELAARADLVVVSGGLGPTLDDLTVDGVCEAFDLQPVVDSEQLERIRARFHALGRTLTPNNERQARVPDGAEVLGNEYGTATAFALEVGEPHRTRPGTCELWFLPGVPTELQGIVGDRLLPRLRRRIEAEGVHRCAREVRCFGIPESHMDQAVVPLLAAHPHVRYGTRVPFPDAHVRLLAEGSTADEAQQRCDAIERDVRAALGDVVFGGEGETLAGATLAALRQRGWTVCFAESLTGGLASAALAAVPGASDVLLGSSVTYAESLKERWLDVPQDLLERHGAVSEACAVAMAEGALARSGADVAVSLTGFAGPDAGDDAHPRGTVFAAIAGGGGPTSVVRQRFLFGRNDVRRIAAHLALDLLRRRALGLRLPG, encoded by the coding sequence ATGCGGATCGAGATGCTGGCCACCGGCGACGAGCTCGTCTCCGGCGTCCTCGCGGACACCAACACCACCTGGTTCGGAGGCGCCCTCTTCTCGCTCGGCGAGAGGCTCGCCCGCACCACCGTGATCGGCGACCGCCTCGACGACCTCGTCTCCGCCCTCCGGGAGCTCGCGGCTCGGGCGGACCTGGTCGTGGTCTCCGGCGGGCTCGGCCCCACCCTGGACGACCTCACCGTCGACGGCGTCTGCGAGGCCTTCGACCTGCAGCCCGTGGTCGACTCCGAGCAGCTCGAGCGCATCCGGGCCCGCTTCCACGCCCTCGGTCGGACCCTGACGCCGAACAACGAGAGGCAGGCGCGGGTGCCGGACGGCGCGGAGGTCCTCGGAAACGAGTACGGGACCGCCACGGCCTTCGCCCTCGAAGTGGGCGAGCCTCACCGGACCCGCCCGGGGACCTGCGAGCTCTGGTTCCTGCCCGGCGTTCCGACCGAGCTCCAGGGGATCGTCGGCGACCGGCTCCTTCCCCGCCTCCGGCGACGGATCGAGGCCGAGGGCGTCCACCGCTGTGCCCGCGAGGTGCGCTGCTTCGGGATCCCCGAGTCGCACATGGATCAGGCGGTGGTCCCGCTCCTCGCCGCCCATCCCCATGTCCGCTACGGCACGCGCGTCCCGTTCCCGGATGCCCACGTCCGGCTCCTCGCCGAAGGGAGCACCGCCGACGAGGCCCAGCAGAGGTGCGACGCCATCGAGCGTGACGTTCGCGCGGCCCTCGGCGACGTCGTCTTCGGTGGCGAGGGCGAGACCCTCGCGGGCGCGACCCTCGCCGCACTCCGGCAGCGCGGCTGGACTGTGTGCTTCGCCGAATCGCTCACCGGAGGGCTCGCCTCCGCCGCCCTCGCGGCGGTGCCGGGCGCGAGCGACGTCCTCCTCGGCTCCTCGGTCACCTACGCCGAGTCGCTGAAGGAGCGCTGGCTCGACGTTCCGCAGGACCTCCTCGAGCGCCACGGTGCCGTGAGCGAGGCATGCGCCGTCGCCATGGCCGAGGGCGCCCTCGCCCGGAGCGGCGCCGACGTGGCGGTCTCCCTCACCGGCTTCGCCGGCCCGGACGCGGGAGACGACGCCCACCCAAGGGGCACGGTCTTCGCCGCGATCGCAGGGGGCGGTGGGCCGACCTCGGTCGTGCGCCAGCGCTTCCTCTTCGGCCGGAACGACGTCCGCCGGATAGCGGCCCACCTCGCCCTCGACCTCCTCCGCCGACGGGCCCTCGGCCTGCGCCTGCCCGGCTGA
- the pssA gene encoding CDP-diacylglycerol--serine O-phosphatidyltransferase has product MRPRKWLYILPNLFTLSSVFCGLYAMSLVAGEPSAEKLYAAALAILFGMLFDGLDGRVARLTKTQSDFGMQLDSLADVVTFGAAPALLVWKWALAPLGFVGLFLAFAFAACGALRLARFNVLEMRGSKGSSTFFVGLPIPLAAGVLVSLVIAHYKGFGGDEVPVLPVAVLVALLSYLMVSTVRYRTFKKMNLSRKTAGISAFFATSAVALTLQYRASFTLLVFGTLYVCAGIAEEVIFFRRRRDERLLARAAADGRSTIVDEDEESPEDE; this is encoded by the coding sequence ATGCGTCCACGCAAGTGGCTCTACATCCTGCCGAACCTCTTCACGCTGAGCTCGGTCTTCTGCGGCCTCTACGCCATGAGCCTCGTCGCGGGTGAGCCCTCCGCGGAGAAGCTCTACGCGGCGGCGCTCGCGATCCTCTTCGGCATGCTCTTCGACGGGCTAGACGGCCGGGTGGCGCGGCTCACGAAGACCCAGTCCGACTTCGGCATGCAGCTCGACTCGCTCGCCGACGTGGTCACCTTCGGCGCTGCGCCCGCGCTGCTGGTGTGGAAGTGGGCCCTGGCGCCCCTGGGCTTCGTGGGGCTCTTCCTCGCGTTCGCCTTCGCCGCGTGCGGCGCGCTGCGCCTCGCCCGCTTCAACGTCCTCGAGATGAGGGGCAGCAAGGGGAGCTCGACCTTCTTCGTCGGCCTCCCCATCCCCCTCGCCGCGGGCGTCCTCGTCTCCCTCGTGATCGCGCACTACAAGGGCTTCGGCGGCGACGAAGTGCCCGTCTTGCCCGTCGCGGTGCTGGTCGCCCTGCTCTCGTACCTGATGGTCTCCACCGTCCGGTACCGGACCTTCAAGAAGATGAACCTCTCGCGGAAGACCGCGGGGATCTCCGCCTTCTTCGCCACCAGCGCCGTGGCCCTCACCCTCCAGTACCGGGCGAGCTTCACCCTCCTCGTCTTCGGCACGCTCTACGTCTGCGCCGGCATCGCCGAAGAGGTGATCTTCTTCCGCCGCCGCCGCGACGAGCGCCTCCTGGCTCGCGCCGCCGCCGACGGGCGCTCCACCATCGTCGATGAGGACGAGGAGAGCCCGGAGGACGAATAA
- a CDS encoding carotenoid oxygenase family protein produces MRAASPRNPLLRSLSRPHGFEPLRVEGRLPEGLRGTLFRAGPGLFERFGKPVAHAFETDGAITAVRFGDGMALGATRIVESAGYRDEEAAGRFLYNSSASWLDRMRIARRGSSKSTGNTSAFLWQDRLFGLMEGGLPQEMDQDTLETLDATDLGVIPGAFSAHPHRVASLRTTFNFGLRYGRKMQIDLFALPDEGPARKLGTLEAPWQSMVHDFIATERHILLLLGPVELNLLRAMAGLADITKLFRWRPELGSRLFVVPLDDVNAARTYELDPFWAWHIANAFEEGGGPSLDICRLPTFGLDETDLVRSDGTAPLLTRLHLDFATGKASETRLFDVACELPQIAPQVAGGRYGTVFAQTERLDGNERLRGVTRIDLAGERSAEWLVPNGHIPSEPMLVARGEAEDDAWVLDLVYDGGRDTSYLAVLDGQRLEEGPVATVHFDQPIPITFHGAFAAARW; encoded by the coding sequence ATGCGCGCCGCGAGCCCCCGAAATCCCCTCCTCCGCTCCCTCTCCCGGCCCCACGGCTTCGAGCCCCTCCGGGTCGAAGGCAGGCTCCCAGAAGGGCTCCGCGGCACGCTCTTTCGCGCGGGGCCGGGCCTCTTCGAGCGCTTCGGCAAGCCGGTCGCCCACGCCTTCGAGACCGACGGCGCGATCACGGCGGTGCGCTTCGGCGACGGCATGGCGCTGGGAGCAACGCGCATCGTGGAGAGCGCGGGCTACCGGGACGAGGAAGCCGCCGGACGATTCCTCTACAACTCGTCGGCGTCGTGGCTCGATCGCATGCGCATCGCCCGGCGCGGCTCGTCGAAGAGCACCGGGAACACGTCGGCGTTCCTTTGGCAGGACCGCCTCTTCGGCTTGATGGAGGGCGGGCTGCCGCAGGAGATGGACCAGGACACGCTCGAGACGCTGGACGCCACCGATCTCGGCGTGATCCCCGGCGCCTTCTCGGCGCACCCGCACCGCGTGGCCTCCCTCCGGACCACGTTCAACTTCGGGCTCCGCTACGGCAGGAAGATGCAGATCGATCTCTTCGCGCTGCCCGACGAGGGCCCGGCGCGGAAGCTCGGCACCCTCGAGGCTCCGTGGCAGAGCATGGTGCACGACTTCATCGCCACCGAGCGCCACATCCTCCTCCTGCTCGGTCCCGTGGAGCTCAACCTCCTCCGCGCGATGGCCGGCCTCGCCGACATCACCAAGCTCTTCCGCTGGCGGCCCGAGCTCGGCTCGCGGCTCTTCGTCGTCCCCCTGGACGACGTGAACGCCGCCCGGACCTATGAGCTGGATCCCTTCTGGGCCTGGCACATCGCCAACGCCTTCGAAGAGGGAGGCGGTCCGAGCCTCGACATCTGCCGCCTACCGACCTTCGGCCTCGACGAGACCGACCTCGTCCGATCGGACGGGACGGCGCCCCTGCTGACGCGCCTCCACCTCGACTTCGCGACGGGAAAGGCCTCGGAGACGCGGCTCTTCGACGTGGCCTGCGAGCTGCCGCAGATCGCTCCGCAGGTCGCCGGCGGACGGTACGGGACTGTCTTCGCCCAGACCGAGCGCCTTGACGGGAACGAGCGCCTGCGCGGCGTCACCCGCATCGACCTCGCAGGCGAGCGGAGCGCGGAGTGGCTGGTTCCAAACGGGCACATCCCGAGCGAGCCGATGCTGGTCGCTCGGGGCGAGGCGGAGGACGACGCCTGGGTGCTCGATCTGGTCTACGACGGGGGGCGCGACACGAGCTACCTGGCGGTCCTCGATGGCCAGCGCCTCGAGGAAGGACCGGTCGCCACCGTGCACTTCGATCAGCCGATCCCGATCACCTTCCACGGCGCGTTCGCGGCTGCCCGTTGGTAG
- a CDS encoding DUF1285 domain-containing protein: MTKRLHTRVDSGIRLDAHGRFWHDDEPVRHPAIVRAWHQGLERAPDGRYLLRFGRDWAYVTIEDAPYQVTRVVPEDDHLDLRLSDESREPLDPATLARSREQVIYCRVKGDHRARFSRQAQADLIPYLREDGGSFFVSFGDRSWAISDDPGSPPPRPEEGPAPADNGPPVLRT; the protein is encoded by the coding sequence GTGACGAAGCGTCTCCACACGCGGGTCGACAGCGGCATTCGCCTGGATGCGCACGGCCGGTTCTGGCACGACGACGAGCCGGTCCGGCATCCCGCGATCGTCCGAGCGTGGCATCAGGGGCTCGAGCGTGCCCCGGATGGTCGATACCTGCTCCGCTTTGGCCGCGATTGGGCCTACGTCACAATCGAGGACGCGCCGTACCAGGTGACGAGAGTGGTGCCCGAAGACGACCACCTCGATCTTCGGCTCTCCGACGAGAGCCGGGAGCCCCTCGATCCCGCTACGCTCGCCCGCTCTCGCGAGCAGGTGATCTACTGCCGCGTGAAGGGCGATCATCGGGCCCGTTTTTCCAGGCAGGCCCAAGCCGATCTCATTCCCTATCTCCGCGAGGACGGAGGCAGCTTCTTCGTTTCGTTCGGCGATCGCTCATGGGCGATCTCCGACGATCCCGGCTCGCCTCCTCCCAGACCCGAGGAGGGTCCGGCGCCTGCCGACAACGGCCCGCCGGTCCTTCGAACATGA
- a CDS encoding phosphatidylglycerophosphatase A translates to MARGEGLPKHTLWDRFAIVWSSGLGSGYFPVASGTFGTLAALPFAWMLSRIEPWWGWAACVALFTAVSVVTAHRAGQLHGVVDSKRIVSDEFAGLFITVGLLPFTWQVAVAGFFVFRVFDIVKPWPASYFDRKVHNGFGVTFDDVVAGVYARIVLEVLWRLGWLGAA, encoded by the coding sequence GTGGCTCGAGGAGAAGGCCTGCCGAAGCACACCCTCTGGGATCGCTTCGCCATCGTCTGGAGCTCGGGCCTGGGCTCGGGCTACTTCCCCGTGGCGTCCGGCACCTTCGGGACCCTCGCCGCCCTGCCCTTCGCCTGGATGCTGTCGCGGATCGAGCCCTGGTGGGGCTGGGCCGCCTGCGTCGCGCTGTTCACGGCCGTCTCCGTCGTGACCGCCCACCGCGCAGGCCAGCTCCACGGCGTGGTGGACTCCAAGCGCATCGTCTCCGACGAGTTCGCCGGCCTCTTCATCACGGTGGGCCTGCTCCCGTTCACGTGGCAGGTCGCCGTTGCCGGCTTCTTCGTCTTCCGGGTCTTCGACATCGTCAAGCCCTGGCCCGCCTCCTACTTCGATCGCAAGGTGCACAACGGCTTTGGCGTCACCTTCGACGACGTCGTAGCAGGCGTCTACGCGCGCATCGTCCTCGAGGTCCTATGGCGCCTCGGCTGGCTCGGAGCGGCATAG
- a CDS encoding TrmH family RNA methyltransferase codes for MNGSSNRPSSPEPSPEGELLGERPGDAVGEEPEERGEPRSRTTEELVGRKPRPEDFEELPRAPLHVVLADVRGLANVGLAFRLCDNLRVAHLWLCGITGHPPYPGDPRAAVIAERCDREIRRTAVMAVPFVPWTYAPSALEVVAARKAAGDRIVVLEQAEGALPPAKADLTAPLCLVLGHERQGVAPEILREADLVLEIPVWGMANSLNVAMSLAVVGYEAARQNAGFGLEPL; via the coding sequence GTGAACGGATCCTCGAACCGACCTTCGTCGCCCGAACCGTCGCCGGAAGGCGAGCTCCTGGGGGAGCGACCAGGGGATGCCGTCGGCGAGGAGCCGGAGGAGCGGGGAGAGCCCCGCTCGCGAACCACCGAGGAGCTGGTCGGGCGAAAGCCGCGGCCGGAGGACTTCGAGGAGCTACCCCGCGCGCCTCTCCACGTGGTGCTCGCGGACGTACGCGGCCTCGCGAACGTCGGGCTGGCCTTCCGCCTCTGCGACAACCTTCGGGTGGCCCACCTCTGGCTCTGCGGGATCACCGGTCATCCGCCGTATCCGGGCGATCCCCGAGCGGCCGTGATCGCGGAGCGCTGCGATCGGGAGATCCGGAGGACGGCGGTGATGGCGGTCCCCTTCGTCCCGTGGACCTACGCGCCGTCGGCACTCGAAGTCGTCGCCGCCCGGAAGGCCGCGGGAGATCGCATCGTGGTGCTGGAGCAGGCGGAAGGCGCCCTCCCACCGGCGAAGGCGGACCTGACGGCGCCGCTCTGCCTCGTGCTCGGCCACGAGCGCCAGGGCGTCGCGCCGGAGATCCTCCGCGAGGCCGACCTCGTCCTCGAGATCCCGGTGTGGGGGATGGCCAACTCGCTCAACGTCGCGATGTCGCTCGCGGTCGTGGGCTACGAAGCGGCGCGCCAGAACGCCGGCTTCGGCCTCGAGCCGCTCTAG
- a CDS encoding YifB family Mg chelatase-like AAA ATPase: protein MIARVLSGALSGIEASRVQVEAEASTGMPVFQVVGMGDRAVAESRHRVRSAIQQSGFQFPQQRMTVNLAPADLRKDGTGFDLPIAVAVLIAAGFAKPERLEGFLLAGELALDGSLRPIPGGLSLAAHARDQGCAGVILPVESAREAAVVDGIEILGCSSLAQLASYLAGDERLPSPEPFRFDPARSPQELDLCDVRGQSEARFALEVAAAGGHNLILIGPPGTGKTMLARRLSSLLPDLSFPEALEATRVWSAAGRLGGRPILTRPPFCAPHHSVSDAGLIGASNPPAPGEASLAHRGVLFLDELPEFRRNALESLREPLEDGEIRIRRAHLSVSYPATFQLVATMNPCPCGRYSAANPALCSCAIEAVRRYRSRLSGPLLDRIDMHVEVGPVATEALTGPPGESSRSVRERVFAARERAADRLGCLDGIGPALTNAAVPTGLLRKACRARPDAEAYLATLIRGWELSARAFDRLLRVARTIADLADRDALEVEDVVRATCFRMLDQGL from the coding sequence ATGATCGCGCGTGTTCTGAGCGGTGCGCTGAGCGGGATCGAAGCATCCAGGGTGCAGGTCGAGGCTGAGGCGAGCACTGGAATGCCCGTTTTCCAGGTCGTCGGGATGGGCGATCGAGCGGTCGCCGAGTCCCGGCATCGCGTCCGGTCCGCCATCCAGCAATCGGGTTTCCAGTTTCCCCAGCAGCGGATGACGGTGAACCTCGCGCCCGCCGATCTCCGAAAGGACGGCACGGGCTTCGATCTCCCGATTGCCGTCGCGGTGCTGATCGCGGCCGGCTTCGCCAAGCCGGAACGCCTGGAGGGCTTCCTCCTCGCTGGCGAGCTCGCCCTGGACGGAAGCCTTCGGCCAATCCCCGGCGGCCTCTCCCTCGCGGCCCATGCCCGGGACCAGGGTTGCGCTGGCGTCATCCTCCCCGTGGAGAGCGCCCGCGAGGCAGCCGTCGTAGACGGGATCGAGATTCTCGGCTGCTCCAGCTTGGCGCAGCTCGCTTCCTATCTGGCGGGCGACGAGCGCCTCCCGAGCCCCGAACCGTTCCGCTTCGATCCCGCCAGGTCGCCGCAGGAGCTCGATCTCTGTGACGTTCGCGGCCAGAGCGAGGCGCGCTTCGCGTTGGAGGTCGCCGCAGCAGGCGGCCACAACCTGATCCTCATCGGGCCCCCCGGGACCGGCAAGACCATGCTGGCGCGCCGGCTTTCCTCGCTCCTGCCGGATCTCTCCTTCCCCGAGGCGCTGGAGGCCACGCGGGTCTGGAGCGCCGCCGGCCGCCTGGGAGGCAGGCCGATCCTCACCCGGCCGCCTTTCTGCGCGCCCCATCACTCGGTCAGCGATGCAGGCCTCATCGGCGCCTCGAATCCCCCTGCGCCGGGGGAGGCGAGCCTCGCCCACCGCGGGGTCCTCTTCCTGGACGAGCTGCCGGAGTTCCGGCGCAACGCCCTCGAGTCGCTTCGGGAGCCGTTGGAGGACGGAGAGATCCGCATCCGCCGGGCCCATCTCTCCGTCTCGTACCCGGCGACCTTCCAGCTGGTGGCGACGATGAACCCCTGCCCCTGCGGGAGGTACTCGGCGGCGAACCCCGCGCTCTGCTCCTGCGCCATCGAGGCCGTGAGGCGCTATCGCTCCCGCCTCTCCGGACCGCTGCTCGATCGCATCGACATGCACGTGGAGGTGGGCCCGGTCGCGACCGAGGCTCTCACCGGTCCCCCTGGCGAGAGCTCGCGGAGCGTCCGCGAGAGGGTCTTCGCCGCCCGGGAGCGGGCGGCTGATCGTCTCGGGTGCCTGGACGGCATCGGCCCCGCGCTCACCAACGCCGCAGTGCCGACGGGGCTGCTCCGCAAGGCCTGCAGGGCCAGGCCCGACGCAGAGGCCTACCTCGCCACCCTCATCCGCGGCTGGGAGCTCTCGGCGCGGGCCTTCGATCGGCTCCTGCGCGTGGCGCGGACCATCGCCGATCTCGCCGATCGAGACGCGCTCGAGGTCGAGGACGTCGTGCGGGCGACCTGTTTTCGAATGCTGGACCAAGGGCTGTAG